From a region of the Spelaeicoccus albus genome:
- a CDS encoding ABC transporter ATP-binding protein codes for MNKAAQALAPAIADPTPGPAAPYAVDARGLTKSFRSVRAVNGIDLQVAPGEIVAFLGPNGAGKTTTIDMLLGLAKPDTGTVSVFGRSPRGAIARGQVSAVLQSGGLLKDLTVRETVQLTATLFADSRPVDEVLERAGITDVAGRMVGKCSGGQQQRLRFAMALLSDPGLLILDEPTTGMDVEGRRDFWNSIRRDAQRGRTVLFATHYLDEADAYADRIILIREGQIVADGSAAEIKNLASGRIVRATVPGLTDEQLAAIPGVESVERRADSVVISTNESDAVARHLLTTTDARDMEITSHNLEDAFVALTGAGN; via the coding sequence ATGAACAAAGCAGCTCAGGCACTGGCACCGGCCATCGCCGATCCCACTCCCGGCCCGGCCGCGCCGTACGCCGTCGATGCCCGCGGCCTCACCAAATCCTTCCGCTCGGTCCGCGCCGTGAACGGTATCGATCTGCAGGTCGCGCCGGGCGAAATCGTCGCCTTCCTCGGGCCGAACGGCGCCGGTAAGACCACCACCATCGACATGCTGCTCGGCCTGGCCAAGCCCGACACCGGTACGGTCAGCGTGTTCGGCCGCTCGCCGCGCGGCGCCATTGCACGCGGCCAAGTGTCCGCCGTCCTGCAATCCGGCGGCCTGCTGAAAGATCTCACAGTCCGCGAGACCGTCCAATTGACCGCGACGCTTTTCGCCGACTCGCGTCCCGTGGACGAAGTGCTGGAGCGCGCCGGCATCACCGACGTCGCCGGTCGGATGGTCGGCAAATGCTCAGGCGGGCAGCAACAACGTCTCCGGTTCGCCATGGCGTTGCTGTCGGATCCCGGCCTACTCATCCTCGACGAACCGACCACGGGGATGGACGTCGAAGGACGACGCGACTTCTGGAATTCGATCCGCCGGGACGCCCAACGCGGCAGGACTGTGCTATTCGCCACGCATTATCTCGATGAGGCGGACGCCTACGCCGACCGCATCATCCTGATCCGGGAAGGGCAGATCGTCGCCGACGGGTCGGCTGCCGAAATCAAGAACCTCGCCTCGGGGCGGATAGTTCGTGCCACGGTCCCCGGGCTCACCGACGAACAACTTGCTGCGATCCCCGGCGTCGAATCCGTCGAACGGCGCGCCGACTCCGTCGTGATCTCCACCAATGAGTCGGACGCCGTCGCTCGCCATCTCCTGACGACGACCGACGCGCGCGACATGGAGATCACCTCCCACAATCTCGAAGACGCATTCGTCGCCCTGACCGGCGCCGGCAACTAG
- a CDS encoding ABC transporter permease yields the protein MSAIARNPVTLDRKVPRFGGFNPTFLWIELRRKLRNRRTLIFTLIFPVGMYFVSGYPQRHAPLTHVPIDQGGLSIAAYIMVSMALYGAMMSATAAGGAVAVERSLGWSRQLRLTPLNPVAGIATKIVAGLALGLIAVGATYIAGAVSGVRMSVSDWVLSGLGAWILGSLVFTALGLMIGYMVPSENAMQLVSLVVVFLSFIGGLFYPVSMMPHVLQEVAKWTPVYGIGELSRAPLTGDGFEPLALLNAIAWLVVFTAGTVLLFRKDTRRV from the coding sequence ATGTCCGCCATAGCCCGCAATCCAGTGACTCTCGACCGAAAGGTTCCCCGCTTCGGTGGTTTCAATCCCACATTCTTGTGGATCGAGCTGCGCCGCAAGCTACGCAACCGGCGCACACTGATCTTCACGTTGATCTTCCCGGTCGGCATGTATTTCGTGTCCGGTTACCCGCAACGGCACGCGCCGCTGACGCATGTGCCGATTGACCAGGGCGGACTCAGCATTGCGGCGTACATCATGGTGTCGATGGCGCTCTACGGCGCCATGATGTCCGCCACCGCAGCAGGCGGGGCGGTCGCCGTCGAACGCTCGCTCGGTTGGAGCCGGCAACTGCGACTGACGCCGTTGAACCCGGTCGCCGGCATCGCCACGAAAATCGTCGCCGGCCTCGCTCTCGGCCTGATCGCCGTCGGTGCGACATATATCGCCGGCGCCGTCAGCGGCGTCCGGATGTCGGTGAGCGACTGGGTGCTCTCCGGCCTCGGCGCGTGGATCCTCGGATCGCTTGTCTTCACGGCCCTCGGGCTGATGATCGGCTATATGGTGCCCAGTGAGAACGCCATGCAGCTGGTCAGCCTCGTCGTCGTGTTCCTGTCGTTCATCGGCGGGCTGTTTTATCCGGTGTCGATGATGCCGCACGTGCTGCAGGAGGTCGCCAAATGGACGCCCGTGTACGGTATCGGCGAGTTGTCGCGCGCGCCGTTGACCGGTGACGGCTTCGAACCGCTCGCCCTGTTGAACGCCATTGCTTGGCTCGTCGTCTTCACGGCCGGAACCGTGCTGCTCTTCCGCAAAGACACCAGGCGTGTCTGA
- a CDS encoding sensor histidine kinase encodes MSDRDRGTLNIMNPDVERVTADRAEPADRDEFGTGPLGPGYQGPYGRDSDVTLWRALTFPGARKWYFGGIFALAWLVFLGVEYFSRVPNIWVGLGVGFFLVVFAAAFEICVPLTWWLRPEHRIWVVLGFWALTLGFWPIMQWSVAGTWAFVGTIAAMSMFTMRTTAGLVALIALMAVGFEYCGGVRGPDLVPLPAIIASISMMMAGFSRQIATVNELRATQHRMAALAVEEERGRVARDIHDILGHSLTVITVKAELAGRLVERDAIRAKAEINDVEQLSRAALTDVRATVAGYRDVNVVSELANARAVLEAAGITADLPTTTDTLPAEYRELAGWIIREGVTNVVRHSGATLCRVRMSPDMIEVADDGTGPQSGSAHCHANGLDGLRERVEAAGALLRIGTSDLGGFSLQIRSKGLT; translated from the coding sequence GTGTCTGACCGGGATCGCGGTACATTGAACATCATGAACCCCGACGTCGAGCGCGTGACGGCAGACCGGGCGGAACCTGCCGATCGCGACGAGTTCGGCACCGGGCCGCTCGGCCCCGGATACCAGGGGCCATACGGACGCGACTCGGACGTCACGCTGTGGCGGGCGCTGACTTTTCCGGGGGCACGCAAATGGTACTTCGGCGGCATATTTGCTCTTGCCTGGTTGGTGTTCCTCGGGGTTGAGTATTTTTCGCGGGTCCCGAACATCTGGGTGGGTCTGGGCGTCGGCTTTTTCCTCGTCGTCTTCGCCGCGGCCTTCGAAATCTGCGTGCCGTTGACCTGGTGGCTTCGGCCCGAGCACCGCATCTGGGTGGTGCTCGGATTCTGGGCTCTGACGTTGGGGTTCTGGCCGATCATGCAGTGGAGCGTGGCCGGCACCTGGGCATTCGTCGGCACGATCGCCGCCATGAGCATGTTCACCATGCGCACGACTGCCGGACTCGTCGCGCTGATTGCGCTGATGGCGGTGGGGTTCGAATACTGCGGTGGAGTCCGCGGGCCCGATCTGGTTCCGCTGCCGGCCATCATCGCGTCGATATCGATGATGATGGCCGGCTTCTCCCGCCAGATCGCCACCGTGAATGAGCTGCGGGCCACTCAACACCGAATGGCCGCCCTCGCCGTCGAAGAAGAGCGCGGTCGGGTCGCCCGCGATATTCACGACATTCTTGGACATTCGCTCACGGTGATCACGGTCAAGGCGGAATTGGCGGGACGGCTTGTCGAGCGCGATGCGATCCGGGCCAAGGCCGAGATCAACGACGTCGAGCAACTCTCACGTGCTGCCCTGACCGACGTGCGTGCCACCGTTGCGGGCTATCGCGACGTGAACGTGGTCAGCGAACTGGCGAATGCCCGGGCGGTCCTGGAAGCTGCCGGCATCACGGCCGACCTTCCCACGACAACGGATACCTTGCCGGCCGAATATCGGGAGCTCGCCGGGTGGATCATCCGCGAAGGCGTCACGAACGTCGTCCGGCATTCGGGGGCGACGCTGTGCCGCGTTCGAATGAGCCCCGACATGATCGAAGTGGCCGACGACGGAACGGGTCCGCAAAGCGGCTCCGCCCATTGCCATGCCAACGGCTTGGATGGGCTGCGCGAACGAGTCGAAGCGGCCGGAGCACTGCTGCGTATCGGCACATCGGACCTTGGCGGCTTTTCCCTGCAAATACGAAGCAAAGGACTAACGTGA
- a CDS encoding response regulator transcription factor, translated as MTTPIRLLLADDQALVRGAMAALLGLEPDIEVVAEVGRGDEIVEAAQRTSPDIAVLDVEMPGMDGIAAAAALAERLPGVRTLMVTTFGRPGYLRRAMRAGVSGFVVKDTPARELAEAVRKVAAGLRVVDPTLAAESLTSGDSPLTEREADALGAARSGGTIADIARGISLSEGTVRNYLSAAMGKTGARTRAEAVRIAEQNGWL; from the coding sequence GTGACGACACCGATCCGACTACTCCTGGCCGACGATCAGGCGCTCGTGCGCGGAGCCATGGCGGCTTTGCTGGGTCTGGAACCCGACATCGAAGTGGTTGCGGAAGTCGGTCGCGGGGACGAGATCGTGGAGGCCGCGCAGCGAACGTCGCCCGATATCGCGGTGCTCGACGTCGAAATGCCCGGAATGGACGGTATCGCCGCGGCGGCAGCGTTGGCCGAGCGGCTGCCCGGCGTGCGGACGCTCATGGTCACCACGTTCGGCCGGCCGGGGTATCTGCGCCGGGCCATGCGGGCGGGCGTGAGCGGGTTCGTCGTCAAGGACACGCCTGCCCGGGAGCTTGCCGAAGCGGTCCGGAAAGTCGCGGCCGGGCTGCGCGTCGTCGATCCGACCCTGGCTGCCGAATCCTTGACGAGCGGCGATTCGCCGCTGACCGAACGCGAAGCCGACGCCTTGGGCGCGGCCCGCAGTGGCGGGACGATTGCCGACATCGCGCGCGGCATCAGTCTGTCCGAAGGCACGGTGCGCAATTACCTGTCGGCCGCGATGGGCAAGACCGGGGCACGCACGCGTGCCGAGGCAGTGCGAATCGCCGAACAGAACGGCTGGTTGTAG
- a CDS encoding acyl-CoA dehydrogenase family protein — MSRGGHIRQTHAVTNQPPPRTGVNEFTASSALVEGVKALDAGWDADRLTEIGAHVGSAEFQDHARRAQTRPPVLRTHDKWGNRIDEVDYDPSYHSVIADAVRYGAHTSAWAEPGPGATVARAAAFMLFAQIEPGHACPISMTHAAVASLQHAPSLAEAWMPRLLSRHYSPELSAAKPGALIGMAMTEKQGGSDVRANTTRAVDAGGTYELTGHKWFCSAPMSDAFLVLAQTGDPGSGTARPSCFLVPRLTPDGERNPFRIQRLKDKLGNRSNASAEVEFDGTLGALVGEEGRGVRAIIDMVSRTRLDCVLGSAAGMRQAVAEALWHTRSRTAFGARLVDQPAMTAVLADLALEAEAATLTGLVLARAHDNDADDESAAFRRLAVPVAKYWITKRGPGHAYEALECLGGNGYTEDFPLAMRYREQPVMAVWEGSGNVMALDVLRALARDENAVEAFGAYLGATAGVYADYDAELEHMKTMLAAVGKSTSEGDAAALARPLTASMAVLLQAAVMLKLAPSPVAEAFIGARLVPNRTGLYGALPRGLDLAAVLERS; from the coding sequence ATGAGCCGGGGAGGACATATCAGGCAGACCCACGCCGTCACGAACCAGCCGCCGCCGCGCACCGGCGTCAACGAGTTCACGGCGAGCAGCGCACTTGTCGAAGGGGTCAAGGCTTTGGACGCCGGCTGGGACGCCGACCGGCTGACGGAGATCGGTGCCCACGTCGGGTCGGCGGAATTCCAAGATCACGCTCGACGAGCCCAGACCCGTCCGCCGGTACTACGCACCCACGACAAATGGGGCAACCGCATTGACGAGGTCGATTACGATCCGAGCTATCACTCGGTGATCGCGGACGCCGTCCGGTACGGCGCGCACACCTCCGCATGGGCCGAGCCGGGCCCGGGCGCCACGGTGGCACGGGCCGCCGCATTCATGCTGTTCGCGCAAATAGAGCCGGGCCACGCCTGCCCGATCTCCATGACGCACGCCGCCGTGGCCAGCCTGCAGCACGCACCGTCCCTGGCCGAGGCCTGGATGCCGCGGCTCCTCTCGCGCCATTATTCCCCCGAGCTCAGCGCCGCCAAGCCGGGAGCGTTGATCGGCATGGCCATGACGGAAAAGCAAGGCGGCTCGGACGTGCGGGCGAACACGACACGGGCCGTGGACGCCGGCGGCACCTACGAGCTGACGGGCCACAAATGGTTTTGCTCGGCGCCCATGTCGGACGCGTTCCTCGTGCTCGCACAGACCGGCGACCCGGGCTCGGGGACGGCGCGCCCGTCCTGCTTCCTGGTCCCCCGGCTGACCCCCGACGGGGAGCGCAATCCGTTCCGCATCCAACGGTTGAAGGACAAGCTCGGCAACCGGTCCAACGCCTCCGCCGAGGTCGAATTCGACGGCACGCTCGGCGCGCTGGTCGGCGAAGAGGGACGCGGCGTCCGCGCCATCATCGATATGGTGTCTCGGACCCGGCTGGACTGCGTGCTCGGCAGCGCCGCAGGCATGCGCCAGGCCGTTGCCGAAGCGCTGTGGCACACCCGGAGCCGGACGGCGTTCGGCGCCCGCCTGGTCGACCAGCCCGCCATGACGGCAGTGCTCGCCGATCTGGCGCTCGAGGCCGAAGCCGCGACCCTCACGGGCCTGGTATTGGCCCGCGCGCACGACAACGACGCCGACGACGAGTCGGCGGCGTTCCGCAGACTTGCCGTGCCGGTCGCCAAGTACTGGATCACCAAACGCGGCCCCGGGCATGCGTACGAAGCGCTTGAATGCTTGGGAGGCAACGGCTATACGGAAGACTTCCCGCTGGCCATGCGGTACCGTGAGCAGCCCGTGATGGCGGTCTGGGAAGGGTCTGGCAATGTGATGGCCCTTGACGTGTTGCGTGCGCTCGCCCGCGATGAAAACGCCGTCGAGGCGTTTGGCGCCTATCTCGGTGCCACCGCCGGCGTCTACGCCGACTACGACGCCGAACTGGAACACATGAAGACAATGCTTGCCGCGGTCGGCAAGTCGACGAGCGAGGGCGACGCCGCTGCCTTGGCCCGGCCGCTGACGGCGTCCATGGCGGTTTTGCTGCAGGCGGCAGTGATGTTGAAGCTGGCGCCGAGTCCGGTGGCCGAAGCGTTCATCGGCGCCCGGCTCGTGCCGAATCGGACCGGCCTGTACGGGGCGCTTCCCCGCGGTCTCGACCTCGCGGCAGTTCTGGAGCGCAGCTGA
- the dusB gene encoding tRNA dihydrouridine synthase DusB, which yields MTETLAPARPLQIGPITLDTPVELAPMAGITNAAFRRLCREYGAGLYVSEMITSRALLERTPESMRLVEHADDERPRSVQLYGVDPATVAAAVRMLVDEDRADHIDLNFGCPVPKVTRRGGGSALPWKLDLFTAIVRAAVTEASRGGIPLTIKMRKGIDDDHLTFLDAGRIARDAGVAAVALHARTAADFYSGTADWEAISALKDSLGDTVPVLGNGDIFSAEDAVDMMARTGCDGVVVGRGCQGRPWLFADLAAAFAGDPTRIKPGLRDVARTVYRHAELMIEHYGDERRAMRDIRKHMAWYFKGYTVGGEARRGLALVSTLGELRDKLAALDLDQGYPAEGAEGPRGRAGSPKRPALPDGWLNERELTGSFRDLLSTAELGISGG from the coding sequence GTGACGGAAACGCTTGCCCCGGCCAGGCCCTTGCAGATCGGCCCCATTACCCTCGATACCCCAGTCGAGCTCGCCCCGATGGCCGGCATCACGAACGCGGCGTTCCGCCGGTTGTGCCGCGAATACGGTGCCGGCCTCTACGTCTCGGAAATGATCACGTCCCGCGCGCTGCTCGAACGCACGCCCGAGTCAATGCGGCTGGTCGAGCACGCCGACGACGAACGGCCCCGATCGGTGCAGCTGTACGGCGTCGACCCGGCGACTGTCGCGGCCGCCGTGCGGATGCTTGTCGACGAGGATCGGGCCGACCATATCGACTTGAACTTCGGATGCCCCGTCCCGAAGGTGACTCGGCGCGGCGGCGGGTCGGCACTTCCGTGGAAACTCGACTTGTTCACGGCCATCGTGAGGGCGGCCGTCACGGAGGCCTCCCGCGGCGGGATTCCGCTGACCATCAAGATGCGCAAGGGCATCGACGACGATCATCTGACGTTTTTGGACGCCGGGCGAATAGCTCGCGACGCCGGCGTCGCGGCAGTGGCGCTGCACGCACGCACTGCCGCCGACTTCTATTCCGGCACTGCGGATTGGGAAGCGATCTCGGCGCTGAAGGACTCGCTCGGCGATACGGTTCCGGTTCTGGGCAACGGGGACATTTTCTCGGCCGAGGACGCCGTTGACATGATGGCGCGTACCGGCTGCGACGGCGTCGTCGTGGGGCGCGGTTGCCAAGGACGCCCCTGGCTGTTCGCGGATTTGGCGGCGGCCTTCGCCGGCGATCCGACCCGCATCAAGCCGGGGCTGCGCGACGTTGCCCGCACCGTATATCGTCACGCCGAGCTGATGATCGAGCATTACGGTGACGAACGGCGTGCCATGCGCGATATCCGCAAACACATGGCCTGGTATTTCAAGGGCTACACCGTCGGAGGCGAGGCCAGGCGCGGCTTGGCGCTTGTCTCGACGCTTGGCGAACTTCGCGACAAGTTGGCCGCGCTCGACTTGGATCAGGGCTACCCGGCCGAGGGTGCCGAAGGCCCGCGCGGGCGTGCCGGCAGCCCGAAACGTCCGGCGTTGCCGGACGGGTGGCTGAACGAACGTGAATTGACCGGATCGTTCCGTGACCTGCTGTCCACCGCCGAACTCGGTATTTCGGGAGGGTGA
- a CDS encoding deoxyguanosinetriphosphate triphosphohydrolase, whose protein sequence is MANSLFEFSPNAPRSPHYGVLDRERWAHESTKNSRRTDFQRDRARVLHSSGLRRLGDKTQVLSPGFDDFVRTRLTHSLEVAQIGRELARSIGCDPDIVDTACLAHDLGHPPFGHNGETALSDLAVDIGGFEGNAQTLRLLTRLEPKIVRADGTSAGLNLTRATLDAVAKYPWPVEQAPAPSGQSSRIQKFGVYADDMPVFTWLRENAPERTRCLEAQLMDLADDISYSVHDVEDAVMAGALKLGELTDEENVDKLIKTTRAWYLPGTDEIELVEALNRLQSLDFWPAGLDGSRRSQAALKNMASQLIGRFCLAAEVATRAVHGRAPLCRYDADLVVPHDTVTEISVLKGLATISVMVNERRQSIQSTQRDVIVALVDYAYDNPGSLDPAFRGDHEQAADDGGRLRAVIDQVASLTDNSAWNWYRDITGKPGPHDDAGHVGVTE, encoded by the coding sequence ATCGCCAACTCACTTTTCGAATTCTCGCCCAACGCGCCGCGCTCGCCTCATTACGGCGTCCTTGATCGGGAGCGGTGGGCGCACGAGAGCACCAAGAACTCTCGTCGCACGGACTTCCAGCGTGATCGCGCGCGGGTGCTGCATTCGTCGGGGCTTCGGCGGCTCGGGGACAAGACGCAGGTGCTGTCGCCCGGGTTCGACGACTTTGTGCGCACGCGGCTCACCCACAGCCTCGAAGTGGCGCAGATCGGCCGCGAACTTGCCCGGTCCATCGGCTGCGATCCCGATATCGTCGACACGGCCTGTCTGGCTCACGACCTGGGGCATCCGCCGTTCGGACACAACGGCGAGACCGCGTTGTCCGATTTGGCCGTCGACATCGGCGGGTTCGAAGGTAATGCGCAGACTTTGCGGCTGCTGACCCGTCTCGAACCGAAGATCGTGCGCGCCGACGGGACGTCGGCCGGCTTGAACTTGACGCGCGCCACGCTGGACGCCGTCGCCAAATACCCGTGGCCGGTCGAGCAGGCTCCGGCACCCTCGGGCCAATCGTCCCGGATACAGAAATTCGGGGTCTACGCCGACGATATGCCGGTCTTCACCTGGCTGCGCGAGAACGCTCCGGAACGCACCCGGTGCCTGGAAGCGCAATTGATGGATTTGGCCGATGACATCTCGTACTCGGTGCACGACGTGGAGGACGCGGTCATGGCCGGGGCGCTCAAGCTCGGCGAGCTCACGGACGAGGAGAACGTCGACAAGCTGATCAAGACGACGCGGGCCTGGTATCTGCCCGGCACCGACGAAATCGAATTGGTGGAGGCGCTCAACCGGCTGCAGTCGCTCGACTTCTGGCCGGCCGGGCTGGACGGCTCGCGTCGGTCGCAAGCGGCGCTGAAGAATATGGCAAGCCAGCTGATCGGCCGCTTTTGCCTGGCCGCCGAGGTGGCGACCAGGGCCGTGCACGGCCGCGCGCCGCTGTGCCGGTACGACGCCGATCTGGTGGTGCCGCACGATACGGTCACCGAAATCAGCGTGCTCAAGGGCTTGGCGACCATTTCCGTGATGGTGAATGAGCGCCGCCAGTCGATCCAATCGACGCAGCGCGACGTGATTGTGGCGCTCGTCGACTACGCCTATGACAATCCGGGGTCGCTCGATCCGGCGTTCCGCGGCGACCACGAGCAGGCCGCGGACGACGGCGGGCGACTGCGCGCCGTGATCGACCAAGTTGCCTCGTTGACCGACAATTCCGCGTGGAACTGGTACCGGGACATCACCGGGAAGCCGGGTCCGCACGACGATGCCGGCCATGTCGGCGTGACCGAATAG